One window of Paenibacillus albicereus genomic DNA carries:
- a CDS encoding flavodoxin — MEKIILVCCSMTGNTEEMADAIAEGARAAGAQLTVRDIMDAEAAELEQYDGIFIGAYTWGEGDLPDESLDLYEGLDAVDLAGKTAMAFGSGDTSYDIYCGAVDQFEAKLAERGANIMAPGFKVEFNPSEDEKERLRELGRRMAELQVGAV; from the coding sequence ATGGAGAAGATCATTCTGGTCTGCTGCAGCATGACCGGCAATACGGAGGAGATGGCCGACGCGATCGCGGAGGGCGCTCGGGCGGCTGGCGCGCAGCTGACCGTGAGGGACATCATGGACGCGGAGGCAGCGGAGCTGGAGCAGTACGACGGCATTTTCATCGGGGCATATACTTGGGGCGAGGGCGACCTGCCGGACGAGAGCCTGGATCTGTACGAAGGGCTCGATGCGGTGGATCTGGCGGGCAAGACGGCGATGGCGTTCGGCTCGGGCGACACGTCGTACGACATCTACTGTGGAGCGGTCGACCAGTTCGAGGCCAAGCTGGCCGAGCGCGGAGCGAATATTATGGCGCCTGGCTTCAAGGTCGAGTTCAATCCGTCCGAGGACGAAAAGGAGCGGCTGCGCGAGCTGGGCCGCCGCATGGCGGAGCTGCAGGTGGGGGCGGTCTGA
- the rsgA gene encoding ribosome small subunit-dependent GTPase A — MQAGGLSTAGLQPARIVAQFSHLYRLAAADGEHLAEVTGRYAHGAASRTAYPAVGDWVLASVPKPGDSSRASIHALLERRSALIRKEAGQVQEGQVVAANVDILFLTMALNHDFNLRRIERYLVAAWDSGATPVVLLTKADLADDPEALTREVELAAPGVPVHAVSAQLGQGLEQLRPYLQPGRTIAVAGSSGVGKSTLLNELAGQGAQRVQGVREGDDRGRHTTTHRELFRLPGGALLMDTPGMRELQLWDEGGSSSAHAGAFADIEELASQCRFGDCTHGRREQGCAIKSALASGELDAGRYENYLKTGRELARIARKEQAAARKSLPPAQNKQRRKQERRSGKEAAQQWD; from the coding sequence CTGCAGGCCGGCGGCTTGTCCACCGCCGGCCTGCAGCCGGCTCGCATCGTCGCGCAGTTCTCCCATCTGTACCGGCTCGCGGCGGCGGACGGCGAGCATCTCGCCGAAGTGACCGGGCGCTACGCGCACGGCGCGGCGTCGCGCACCGCCTACCCGGCCGTCGGCGACTGGGTGCTCGCCTCCGTGCCGAAGCCCGGCGACAGCTCCCGCGCCAGCATCCACGCGCTGCTGGAGCGCCGCTCGGCGCTCATCCGCAAGGAAGCGGGCCAGGTCCAGGAGGGCCAGGTCGTCGCCGCCAACGTCGACATCCTGTTCCTGACGATGGCGCTGAACCATGACTTCAACCTGCGGCGAATCGAGCGCTATCTCGTGGCGGCATGGGACAGCGGCGCGACGCCGGTCGTGCTGCTGACGAAGGCCGATCTCGCCGACGATCCCGAAGCGCTGACGCGCGAGGTCGAGCTCGCCGCCCCCGGCGTCCCCGTGCACGCGGTCAGCGCGCAGCTCGGCCAAGGGCTCGAGCAGCTGCGGCCTTACCTGCAGCCGGGGCGCACGATCGCGGTCGCCGGCTCCTCCGGCGTCGGCAAGTCGACGCTGCTCAACGAGCTGGCGGGCCAAGGCGCGCAGCGCGTGCAGGGCGTGCGCGAGGGCGACGACCGCGGCCGCCATACGACGACGCATCGCGAGCTGTTCCGCCTGCCGGGCGGCGCGCTGCTCATGGATACGCCAGGCATGCGCGAGCTGCAGCTGTGGGACGAGGGCGGCTCGTCGTCCGCTCACGCCGGCGCCTTTGCCGACATCGAGGAGCTCGCCTCGCAGTGCCGCTTCGGCGACTGCACGCATGGCCGGCGCGAGCAGGGCTGCGCGATCAAAAGCGCCCTCGCCAGCGGAGAGCTGGACGCCGGGCGCTACGAGAACTACCTCAAGACGGGCCGCGAGCTGGCGCGCATCGCCCGCAAGGAGCAGGCCGCGGCGCGCAAGAGCCTGCCTCCCGCCCAGAACAAGCAGCGCCGCAAGCAGGAGCGCCGCTCCGGCAAGGAAGCGGCGCAGCAGTGGGACTGA
- a CDS encoding sialidase family protein has translation MDSKGEWTLANFNFNVTPPGTNPKFEPSVAVNLLNPSIMVATATDTTSGVPQIGLYRSLNGGATWSNALLPLPAGFTGAEAAVVGYAFPSTFYVSAHVFPGASDGTTYLYKSIDNGATFAPPVLIAPGYGTYINNDETNTIVDTAQSSPYLGNVYVTYNHQFNVANNGNSVAFLNRSRDGGATWDQPVLLSSDADQVERPDAAVDLVGNVCAGWITVNPTYRFVIRVSSDGATTFRAPVTVSTIVPVPTVLPVTGYAFRVLTFANLSADRSIGPYTGNIYAVWQDFRQGYSNIFMSISTDTGTTWSAPVSITGAPAGSQNFFPAIDVDPLTGCVNIIYYSNQVNGFDLDVYVARSINGGQSFTNTRITDVSFNPNGTSPTPVPLIGDYIDIVSVPPGGYIGIWTNTSNSLYIVAGYSNNVIT, from the coding sequence ATGGATTCGAAAGGAGAATGGACCCTGGCCAATTTCAACTTCAACGTGACGCCTCCCGGCACCAATCCGAAGTTCGAGCCTTCCGTCGCCGTCAATCTGCTGAATCCTTCGATCATGGTCGCGACGGCGACGGATACGACCTCCGGAGTTCCGCAGATCGGGCTTTACCGCTCGCTGAACGGAGGCGCCACCTGGAGCAATGCGCTGCTGCCGCTTCCGGCCGGCTTCACCGGCGCGGAGGCCGCGGTCGTAGGCTATGCGTTTCCAAGCACGTTCTACGTCTCGGCCCACGTCTTTCCCGGAGCGAGCGACGGCACCACCTATCTCTACAAGTCGATCGACAACGGCGCGACGTTCGCCCCTCCCGTGCTGATCGCCCCGGGCTACGGCACCTACATCAACAACGACGAGACGAACACGATCGTCGACACCGCCCAGTCGAGCCCTTATCTCGGCAACGTCTACGTCACCTACAACCACCAGTTCAACGTGGCCAACAACGGCAACTCCGTCGCGTTCCTGAACCGCTCGCGGGACGGAGGGGCGACCTGGGACCAGCCCGTGCTGCTGTCCAGCGACGCCGACCAGGTGGAGCGTCCGGACGCGGCGGTCGACCTGGTCGGAAACGTATGCGCCGGGTGGATCACCGTCAATCCGACCTACCGCTTCGTCATTCGCGTTTCCTCCGACGGGGCGACGACCTTCCGGGCTCCGGTCACGGTGAGCACGATCGTGCCGGTGCCGACGGTGCTTCCGGTGACGGGATACGCCTTCCGCGTCCTGACGTTCGCCAACCTGTCCGCCGACCGCTCCATCGGACCCTACACGGGAAACATCTACGCCGTTTGGCAGGACTTCCGCCAGGGCTACTCGAACATCTTCATGAGCATCTCCACGGATACGGGCACGACCTGGTCGGCTCCCGTCAGCATTACCGGCGCGCCCGCGGGCTCGCAGAATTTCTTCCCGGCCATCGACGTCGACCCGTTGACCGGCTGCGTCAACATCATCTACTACAGCAATCAAGTGAACGGCTTCGACCTGGACGTCTACGTCGCCCGGTCGATCAACGGCGGACAGTCGTTCACCAACACCCGCATCACGGACGTGTCGTTCAATCCGAACGGCACGAGCCCGACGCCCGTGCCGCTCATCGGGGACTACATCGACATCGTCTCCGTGCCGCCCGGAGGCTACATCGGCATCTGGACGAATACGAGCAACTCCCTGTACATCGTCGCCGGGTATTCCAACAACGTCATTACGTGA
- a CDS encoding deoxynucleoside kinase: MSHAPYIAVEGPIGAGKTTLATMLAEAWGYPLVKEIVEENPFLDKFYQDMDDWSFQLEMFFLCNRYKQLEDAVIPRLAGGQAIVSDYHIYKNLIFSERTLKGVKRDKYRHIYHVLTDDLPKPNVIVYIRASLDVLLERIAKRGRSFEEEMSTAYLQQLIEDYETAMSQLAEREPDTIILPVDGDAVDFVADRSEFDKIVARVKECIR, translated from the coding sequence ATGAGTCACGCGCCATATATCGCCGTCGAGGGGCCGATCGGGGCCGGCAAGACGACGCTCGCCACGATGCTGGCCGAAGCGTGGGGATACCCGCTGGTCAAGGAGATCGTCGAGGAGAATCCGTTTCTGGACAAATTCTATCAGGACATGGACGACTGGAGCTTCCAGCTGGAGATGTTCTTCCTGTGCAACCGCTACAAGCAGCTCGAGGACGCCGTCATCCCGAGGCTGGCCGGCGGCCAGGCGATCGTCTCGGACTACCATATCTACAAGAACCTCATCTTCAGCGAGCGCACGCTGAAGGGCGTCAAGCGCGACAAGTACCGCCACATCTACCACGTGCTCACCGACGACCTGCCCAAGCCGAACGTCATCGTCTACATCCGCGCCAGCCTCGACGTGCTGCTGGAGCGCATCGCGAAGCGCGGCCGCTCGTTCGAGGAGGAGATGTCCACGGCCTACCTGCAGCAGCTGATCGAGGATTACGAGACGGCGATGAGCCAGCTGGCCGAGCGCGAGCCGGATACGATCATCCTGCCGGTCGACGGCGACGCCGTCGACTTCGTCGCCGACCGCAGCGAGTTCGACAAGATCGTCGCGCGCGTAAAGGAGTGCATCCGATGA
- the ilvA gene encoding threonine ammonia-lyase IlvA, whose protein sequence is MNPSTPQPPPRSASAGKNDPPAVRIALEDIMHAQMTLNEVITRTPLQPNRVLSARYGCNVLLKREDLQVVRSFKIRGAYHRIRTLPPEELAKGVVCASAGNHAQGVAYSCQTLGIRGKIFMPSTTPRQKVTQVEFFGGDQVDIVLTGDTYDDAYAEAARECERSGAAFIHPFDDPAIIAGNGTVGKEIMDATDTIPDYVFVTVGGGGLAAGVASYIKAVSPRTRIIGVEPKGAPSLELSLRAGQVTPLDSIDKFVDGAAVKRIGDLTFAICRDLLDDVALVPEGKACTTLLSLYNENAIVAEPAGALPVAALDLYRDELAGKTVVCIISGGNNDVDRMQEMKERSLIYEGLKHYFTVNFPQRAGALREFLDEVLGPDDDISRFEYTKTHNKENGPALVGIELKRREDYGPLIERMKGKGYQFVELNKDPVLFDLLI, encoded by the coding sequence ATGAACCCCAGCACTCCGCAGCCCCCACCACGTTCCGCCTCGGCCGGCAAAAACGATCCGCCCGCGGTCCGGATCGCCCTGGAGGACATCATGCATGCGCAGATGACGCTCAACGAGGTCATTACCCGCACGCCGCTCCAGCCGAACCGCGTGCTGTCCGCCCGCTACGGCTGCAACGTGCTGCTCAAGCGGGAGGATCTGCAGGTCGTCCGCTCCTTCAAGATCCGCGGCGCCTACCACCGCATCCGCACGCTCCCGCCCGAGGAGCTCGCCAAGGGCGTCGTCTGCGCCAGCGCGGGCAACCATGCCCAGGGCGTCGCCTACTCCTGTCAGACGCTCGGCATCCGCGGAAAGATTTTCATGCCGAGCACGACGCCGCGCCAGAAAGTGACGCAGGTGGAGTTTTTCGGCGGCGACCAGGTGGACATCGTGCTGACCGGCGACACGTATGACGACGCCTACGCCGAGGCGGCCCGCGAGTGCGAGCGCTCCGGCGCGGCGTTCATCCATCCGTTCGACGATCCCGCGATCATCGCGGGCAACGGCACCGTCGGCAAGGAAATCATGGACGCGACCGACACGATTCCGGACTACGTATTCGTCACCGTCGGCGGCGGCGGCCTCGCGGCGGGCGTCGCCTCGTACATCAAGGCGGTGTCGCCGCGCACCCGCATCATCGGCGTCGAGCCCAAGGGCGCGCCGTCGCTGGAGCTGTCGCTGCGCGCCGGGCAAGTGACGCCGCTCGACTCGATCGACAAGTTCGTCGACGGCGCGGCCGTCAAGCGGATCGGCGACCTGACGTTCGCGATCTGCCGCGACCTGCTCGACGACGTCGCGCTCGTGCCCGAGGGCAAGGCGTGCACGACGCTGCTCAGCCTCTACAACGAGAACGCCATCGTCGCCGAGCCGGCCGGCGCGCTGCCGGTCGCCGCGCTCGACCTGTACCGCGACGAGCTCGCGGGCAAGACCGTCGTCTGCATCATCAGCGGCGGCAACAACGACGTCGACCGCATGCAGGAGATGAAGGAGCGCTCGCTCATCTACGAGGGGCTCAAGCATTACTTCACCGTGAACTTCCCGCAGCGCGCCGGGGCGCTGCGCGAGTTCCTCGACGAGGTGCTGGGACCCGACGACGACATCTCGCGCTTCGAGTATACGAAGACGCACAACAAGGAGAACGGCCCCGCGCTCGTCGGCATCGAGCTCAAGCGCCGCGAGGACTACGGTCCGCTCATCGAGCGGATGAAGGGCAAGGGCTACCAGTTCGTCGAGCTGAACAAGGACCCGGTGCTGTTCGATCTATTGATTTGA
- a CDS encoding deoxynucleoside kinase: protein MSANPYGIPQNAVITVAGTVGVGKSTLTAALAQRLGFRTSLEKVDFNPYLEKFYHDFERWSFHLQIYFLAERFKEQKKMFELGGGFVQDRSIYEDTGIFAKMHADQGTMSPVDYETYTSLYEAMVMTPYFPHPDVLLYIEGSLPSILARIAERGREMEIQTDVSYWEHMHERYAAWIDGFTACPVLRLNIDEYDANDPASTADILTRIGRVIGG, encoded by the coding sequence ATGAGCGCCAACCCCTACGGCATCCCGCAAAATGCCGTCATCACCGTCGCGGGCACGGTCGGCGTCGGCAAGTCGACGCTGACCGCGGCGCTGGCGCAGCGGCTCGGCTTCCGCACGTCGCTGGAGAAGGTCGACTTCAACCCGTACCTGGAGAAGTTCTACCACGACTTCGAGCGCTGGAGCTTCCACCTGCAGATCTATTTCCTGGCCGAACGGTTCAAGGAGCAGAAGAAGATGTTCGAGCTCGGCGGCGGCTTCGTGCAGGACCGCTCGATCTACGAGGACACGGGCATCTTCGCCAAGATGCACGCCGACCAGGGCACGATGTCGCCGGTCGACTACGAGACGTATACGAGCTTGTACGAGGCGATGGTCATGACGCCGTACTTCCCGCATCCGGACGTCCTGCTCTACATCGAGGGCAGCCTGCCGTCCATCCTTGCCCGCATCGCCGAGCGCGGCCGGGAGATGGAGATCCAGACCGACGTCTCTTATTGGGAGCATATGCACGAGCGGTATGCCGCATGGATCGACGGCTTCACCGCTTGTCCGGTGCTGCGCCTGAACATCGACGAGTACGACGCCAACGATCCGGCCTCGACCGCCGACATCCTGACGCGGATCGGCCGCGTCATCGGCGGCTGA
- a CDS encoding putative holin-like toxin, whose product MFQALSLMFMFGMFLLALLTYLKKK is encoded by the coding sequence GTGTTTCAGGCGTTATCCCTCATGTTCATGTTCGGGATGTTCCTGTTGGCGCTGCTCACGTACCTGAAAAAGAAGTAG
- a CDS encoding pyruvate, water dikinase regulatory protein yields the protein MSEGLNEDRKRIVVCSDSAGETAETVVRATLRQFEAESAQVERWANVKSEEEVRELMEHAASIGSFVVYTLVLPELREMIRQESARLGVCAVDVMGPVMEGFIRTFNSAPKQEAGRPHRMDQEYFTRVEAVEFTVKSDDGQHVVGWKDADLILLGVSRTSKTPLGVYLAHKGYKVANYPLVPEVKPPEELFRMPGSRFVGLTMQPEKLISIRLERLKSMGLPAGVSYARLERVAEELEYAQALFRRLGCIVVDVTDRAIEETAGVILDARKHLLG from the coding sequence TTGAGCGAAGGGTTGAACGAAGACAGGAAACGCATCGTCGTCTGCTCCGATTCGGCGGGAGAGACGGCCGAGACGGTCGTGCGCGCGACGCTGCGCCAGTTCGAGGCGGAGTCGGCCCAGGTGGAGCGCTGGGCGAACGTCAAGTCCGAGGAAGAGGTGCGCGAGCTGATGGAGCATGCCGCCTCGATCGGCAGCTTCGTCGTGTATACGCTGGTGCTGCCGGAGCTGCGGGAGATGATCCGCCAGGAGTCCGCGCGGCTCGGCGTCTGCGCCGTCGACGTGATGGGGCCGGTCATGGAGGGCTTCATCCGGACGTTCAATTCCGCGCCCAAGCAGGAGGCGGGACGGCCGCACCGGATGGACCAGGAGTATTTCACCCGCGTGGAGGCCGTCGAGTTCACGGTCAAGTCGGACGACGGCCAGCATGTGGTCGGCTGGAAGGACGCGGACCTGATCCTGCTCGGCGTCTCCCGCACGTCCAAGACGCCGCTCGGCGTCTACCTCGCGCACAAGGGCTACAAGGTCGCGAACTACCCGCTCGTGCCGGAGGTCAAGCCGCCGGAGGAGCTGTTCCGCATGCCGGGCTCCCGCTTCGTCGGCCTGACGATGCAGCCGGAGAAGCTCATCTCGATCCGCCTGGAGCGGCTCAAGAGCATGGGGCTGCCGGCCGGCGTCAGCTACGCCCGCCTGGAGCGGGTGGCGGAGGAGCTGGAGTACGCGCAGGCGCTGTTCCGGCGGCTCGGCTGCATCGTCGTCGACGTGACCGACCGCGCGATCGAGGAGACCGCCGGCGTCATCCTGGATGCCCGCAAGCATCTGCTGGGCTAG
- a CDS encoding glycoside hydrolase family 3 C-terminal domain-containing protein: MSANTSTDTNATTSPNAEAAGTLDFYNHELPLGERVADLVSRLTLEEKIGQMPQYQEEVPRLGLAKYKHGTEGAHGIAWLGEATVFPQPIGLASTWDDALLRQVGEAIGTEARVFYQRDPERNGLTIWAPTVDMERDARWGRTEEAYGEDPLLAGKLTAALARGMQGDDPAYLRAVATLKHFYANNNELHRGFGSASIDARSKREYYLKVFELAFKEGGAKSMMTAYNSVNGVPANLLDDIEGIVRGEWGMDGFVVSDAGDVLGTVHEHKHVDSYAEAVALSIRAGIDSITDDAETVKRAIRDALEQGLLEEADLDRALARTFSVRMRLGEFDPPGLNPYENVPVAMVGAPEHAALSRLAAEKSVVLLRNEPAGKGGAAAEAAGRAAGAEGRAAGAEGAEGAIGRAAEAALGQAGAGASAASCASAAGEPPLLPLAPQGRIAVIGPLADEAFTDWYSGTPPYRSTPLAGIRERLAGAGEASYASGGSKLRLRSLSTGRYVGRGPVLTADAAAPEEAEVFEATDWGYGSWTLRAGSSGKLVTDAEDGLTASADEARGWFVKEVFRLEDVRAGSAGGGQAPRVAGEPDGAELAGAGGGREREGAKFAGAGGDGEREDAELAAAGGDGEREGAELAGTGGGREREGAELAAAGASLSGTAADIHRVEENEAGLRRVIELRTWDGTPVGLLADGRLMPAELAPAAEVNAGDAANPDAAAEAERAERLRQRRKPAHAERFLVELVEDGIETAARLAAASDAAVVVVGNQPFINGKEDADRPGLALAKAQQELVRAVLRANPRTAVLLVSSYPFALEGIEQEVPAILQVCHASQELGRAAAAAIFGDFSPAGRLPMTWPATEQGMPSILDYDIIRSGRTYHYGDIPVLYPFGHGLSYATFRYGELIVDREALAAGEAATVRLDITNESGSEADEVVQLYARIEGSAVERPKRQLVGFQRLRLAAGETVTAEFRVEASQLAVWDSAADRWAFESGVCRLLAGASSADIRAEAELRLDGEPLSVRQLGNWTAASSYDEARGLAIDACRDGGDSVRPAASAVLAEAGNGADAAGDSGGAGLGEATGAGAGGARSWARYERGSLPAGPSRFEARVSGAGGGSIELRLGGPDGELLATCDVPRTGGPQAWTTVAAPLALPAGFVATAKQNGGWLDLPGEKTEHAVAEIAQAEASPDATAPTGDAAATPLTLLLRGEIGLARFRIVSEQRDR, from the coding sequence ATGAGCGCGAACACGAGCACGGACACGAACGCCACAACGAGCCCGAACGCCGAAGCGGCGGGGACGCTTGATTTTTACAACCATGAGCTGCCGCTGGGAGAAAGGGTCGCGGACCTCGTCTCGCGGCTGACGCTGGAGGAGAAGATCGGGCAGATGCCGCAGTATCAGGAGGAGGTGCCGCGGCTCGGCCTAGCCAAGTACAAGCATGGCACGGAGGGCGCGCACGGCATCGCCTGGCTCGGGGAGGCGACGGTGTTCCCGCAGCCGATCGGGCTCGCGTCCACTTGGGACGATGCGCTGCTGCGGCAGGTCGGCGAGGCGATCGGCACCGAGGCGAGGGTATTCTACCAGCGCGATCCGGAGCGCAACGGGCTGACGATCTGGGCGCCGACGGTCGACATGGAGCGCGACGCCCGCTGGGGCCGGACGGAGGAGGCGTACGGCGAGGACCCGCTGCTGGCGGGCAAGCTGACGGCGGCGCTCGCGCGCGGCATGCAGGGAGACGACCCGGCGTACTTGCGCGCGGTGGCGACGCTGAAGCATTTCTACGCCAACAACAACGAGCTCCATCGCGGCTTCGGCTCCGCCAGCATCGACGCGCGCAGCAAGCGCGAGTATTACCTCAAGGTGTTCGAGCTGGCGTTCAAGGAAGGCGGCGCGAAGTCGATGATGACCGCCTACAACAGCGTCAACGGCGTGCCGGCGAACCTGCTGGACGACATCGAGGGCATCGTTCGGGGCGAGTGGGGCATGGACGGCTTCGTCGTGAGCGATGCGGGCGACGTGCTCGGCACCGTGCATGAGCATAAGCACGTCGACTCGTACGCGGAGGCGGTCGCGCTCTCCATCCGGGCGGGCATCGACAGCATCACGGACGACGCGGAGACGGTCAAGCGCGCCATCCGCGACGCGCTGGAGCAGGGCTTGCTGGAGGAGGCCGACCTCGACCGCGCGCTGGCGCGGACGTTCTCCGTGCGGATGCGTCTGGGCGAGTTCGATCCGCCGGGGCTGAATCCGTACGAGAACGTGCCGGTGGCGATGGTCGGCGCGCCCGAGCACGCGGCCTTGTCGCGCCTCGCGGCGGAAAAGTCGGTCGTGCTGCTGCGCAACGAGCCGGCCGGCAAGGGAGGCGCGGCTGCTGAAGCGGCCGGCCGAGCCGCCGGAGCGGAAGGACGCGCGGCCGGTGCGGAAGGCGCGGAAGGGGCGATTGGCCGCGCGGCTGAAGCGGCGCTTGGCCAGGCGGGAGCGGGCGCCTCGGCCGCAAGCTGCGCGTCTGCCGCAGGCGAGCCGCCGCTGCTGCCGCTCGCGCCGCAGGGACGGATCGCCGTCATCGGGCCGCTGGCCGACGAGGCGTTCACGGACTGGTACAGCGGCACGCCGCCGTACCGGAGCACGCCGCTGGCCGGCATCCGGGAGCGGCTGGCCGGAGCGGGCGAAGCGTCGTATGCGTCCGGCGGCAGCAAGCTGCGTTTGCGCAGCCTGTCGACCGGCCGCTATGTGGGGCGCGGCCCGGTGCTGACGGCGGACGCGGCAGCGCCGGAGGAGGCCGAAGTATTCGAGGCGACCGATTGGGGCTACGGCAGCTGGACGCTGCGCGCCGGATCGAGCGGCAAGCTCGTCACCGACGCCGAGGACGGGCTGACCGCAAGCGCGGACGAGGCGCGCGGCTGGTTCGTCAAGGAGGTGTTCCGGCTGGAGGATGTCCGGGCGGGCTCGGCAGGCGGGGGGCAGGCGCCGAGAGTTGCTGGAGAGCCGGATGGTGCAGAGCTTGCAGGGGCGGGAGGCGGCCGAGAGCGGGAAGGCGCGAAGTTTGCAGGGGCGGGAGGCGACGGTGAGCGGGAAGACGCGGAGCTTGCAGCGGCGGGAGGCGACGGTGAGCGGGAGGGCGCGGAGCTTGCAGGGACGGGAGGCGGCCGAGAGCGGGAAGGCGCGGAGCTTGCAGCGGCGGGAGCCAGCTTGTCCGGGACGGCTGCGGACATCCATCGCGTCGAGGAGAACGAGGCCGGTCTTCGGCGGGTCATCGAGCTGCGCACCTGGGACGGCACGCCGGTCGGCCTGCTGGCGGACGGGCGGCTCATGCCGGCGGAGCTTGCGCCGGCGGCGGAGGTCAACGCTGGCGATGCGGCCAACCCGGACGCCGCCGCCGAGGCGGAGCGCGCCGAGCGGCTGCGGCAGCGCCGCAAGCCGGCGCACGCGGAGCGGTTCCTCGTCGAGCTTGTCGAGGACGGCATCGAGACGGCCGCGCGGCTGGCCGCTGCGTCGGATGCGGCGGTCGTCGTTGTCGGCAATCAGCCTTTCATCAATGGCAAGGAGGATGCGGACCGCCCCGGACTCGCGCTGGCGAAAGCCCAGCAGGAGCTGGTCCGCGCCGTGCTGCGTGCCAATCCGCGCACGGCCGTGCTGCTCGTGAGCAGCTATCCGTTCGCGCTGGAGGGCATCGAGCAGGAAGTGCCGGCGATCCTGCAGGTATGCCATGCGTCGCAGGAGCTCGGCCGCGCGGCGGCCGCCGCGATCTTCGGCGACTTCAGTCCGGCGGGACGGCTGCCGATGACGTGGCCGGCGACGGAGCAGGGGATGCCGTCGATCCTGGACTACGACATCATCCGCAGCGGCCGGACCTACCATTATGGAGACATCCCGGTGCTGTATCCGTTCGGACACGGCCTGTCGTACGCGACGTTCCGCTATGGGGAGCTGATTGTAGATCGGGAGGCGCTGGCGGCGGGCGAGGCGGCGACGGTGCGGCTGGACATCACGAATGAGAGCGGATCGGAAGCCGACGAGGTCGTGCAGCTGTATGCCCGCATCGAAGGCTCGGCCGTCGAGCGGCCGAAGCGGCAGCTGGTCGGCTTCCAGCGGCTGCGGCTGGCCGCAGGGGAGACGGTGACGGCGGAGTTCCGCGTCGAGGCATCGCAGCTGGCCGTCTGGGATTCGGCGGCAGACCGCTGGGCGTTCGAAAGCGGCGTCTGCCGCCTGCTCGCCGGCGCGAGCTCGGCGGACATCCGCGCCGAGGCCGAGCTGCGGCTCGACGGCGAGCCGCTGTCCGTCCGGCAGCTCGGCAATTGGACGGCGGCCTCGTCCTATGACGAGGCGCGCGGGCTCGCCATCGACGCCTGCCGCGACGGCGGCGACAGCGTTCGGCCGGCAGCGTCGGCCGTGCTTGCGGAGGCCGGGAACGGCGCCGACGCTGCGGGTGATAGCGGGGGTGCAGGCTTAGGCGAGGCGACAGGAGCGGGCGCTGGCGGCGCGCGGAGCTGGGCGCGGTACGAGCGCGGCTCGCTGCCGGCGGGGCCGAGCCGTTTCGAAGCGCGCGTGTCCGGCGCGGGAGGCGGCAGCATCGAGCTGCGCCTCGGCGGCCCGGACGGCGAGCTGCTCGCAACCTGCGACGTGCCGCGCACCGGCGGTCCGCAGGCGTGGACGACCGTCGCGGCGCCGCTGGCGCTGCCGGCGGGCTTCGTCGCTACGGCCAAGCAGAACGGCGGCTGGCTCGATTTGCCCGGTGAAAAGACGGAGCATGCAGTCGCGGAAATCGCTCAAGCAGAAGCCTCTCCCGATGCAACCGCGCCGACTGGCGATGCTGCCGCAACTCCGCTCACGCTTCTGCTGCGCGGGGAGATCGGCTTGGCGCGCTTCCGCATCGTTTCGGAACAGCGGGACCGGTAG
- a CDS encoding DUF3817 domain-containing protein: protein MLKTAVGRFRFIALLEGWSFLILLFIAMPIKYLGGWGLPVTIVGAAHGGLFVLYMIALLLATISARWKLGRVVLAVLLSFVPFGTFWLDARIKRDPA, encoded by the coding sequence ATGCTTAAAACGGCTGTCGGCCGCTTCCGGTTCATCGCGTTGCTGGAAGGCTGGTCTTTTCTGATCCTGCTGTTCATCGCCATGCCGATCAAATACTTGGGCGGCTGGGGCTTGCCCGTCACGATCGTCGGCGCCGCCCACGGCGGACTGTTCGTGCTGTATATGATCGCGCTGCTGCTCGCCACGATCTCCGCCCGCTGGAAGCTCGGCCGCGTCGTCTTGGCGGTGCTGCTGTCGTTCGTGCCGTTCGGCACGTTCTGGCTCGATGCCCGCATCAAGCGCGATCCGGCTTAA